The Achromobacter pestifer genome includes a region encoding these proteins:
- a CDS encoding tetratricopeptide repeat protein yields MEGMIERLEAMLAKGTDNMLLRFSLGKAYVEQDCFREAEPHLRAALAFDPAYSVAWKWLGKACLGQGDRDGARAAWESGLQAAQARGDQQVVKELQVFIKRLDKEAAAGA; encoded by the coding sequence ATGGAAGGAATGATCGAACGGCTGGAAGCGATGCTGGCCAAGGGCACGGACAACATGCTGCTGCGTTTTTCCTTGGGCAAGGCCTACGTCGAGCAGGACTGCTTCCGCGAAGCCGAGCCGCATCTGCGCGCGGCGCTGGCGTTCGATCCCGCCTATTCGGTGGCCTGGAAATGGCTGGGCAAGGCTTGTCTCGGGCAGGGCGACAGGGACGGCGCGCGCGCCGCCTGGGAGTCGGGCCTGCAGGCCGCGCAGGCGCGCGGCGATCAGCAAGTGGTGAAGGAGCTGCAGGTGTTCATCAAGCGCCTGGACAAAGAGGCCGCGGCCGGCGCCTGA
- a CDS encoding MFS transporter — translation MPLHLIALAAAAFGIGTSEFVIMGLLPNVAQDLRVSIDVAGLLITGYAMGVVIGAPIMAIITARLPRKATLIGLASTFVVGNLLCALAPNYGLLMAARVFTAFCHGAFFGLGAVVAADLVPRNQRASAIALMFTGLTLANVLGVPLGTALGQVAGWRSTFWVVSGIGLVAVAALAAWLPARIPMQPGNILREFKVLRDMRVVWPLAASVLASAALFCVLTYIAPLLREVTGVSERGVTGVLLLFGVALTVGSTLGGKLGDRNLEVSLRRIFIGLLLVFLALSQAIHALAPMLAVTFIWGVLGFAVVPLLQTLIVDQAADAPNLASTLNQGAFNLGNAGGAWLGSVALGHGLPLTDLPWMSAGITAAVLLLTLWGTRYYGRGAGATLAGQQAGALTPSRSDA, via the coding sequence ATGCCCCTGCACCTCATCGCGCTGGCCGCCGCCGCTTTCGGCATAGGCACCAGCGAGTTCGTCATCATGGGCCTGCTGCCCAACGTCGCCCAGGACCTGCGGGTCAGCATCGACGTCGCCGGCCTGCTGATCACCGGCTACGCCATGGGCGTGGTAATCGGCGCGCCCATCATGGCCATCATTACCGCCAGGCTGCCGCGCAAAGCGACGCTGATCGGCCTGGCCTCTACCTTCGTGGTGGGCAACCTGTTATGCGCGCTGGCGCCGAACTACGGACTGCTGATGGCCGCCCGCGTCTTCACGGCCTTCTGCCATGGCGCCTTCTTCGGCCTGGGCGCCGTGGTGGCCGCGGACCTGGTGCCGCGCAACCAGCGCGCCAGCGCCATCGCGCTGATGTTCACCGGCCTGACGCTGGCCAACGTGCTGGGCGTGCCGCTGGGCACCGCGCTGGGCCAGGTCGCCGGATGGCGCTCGACGTTCTGGGTGGTCAGCGGCATCGGCCTGGTCGCCGTGGCCGCGCTGGCCGCCTGGCTGCCGGCGCGCATCCCCATGCAGCCCGGCAACATCCTGCGCGAATTCAAGGTGCTGCGCGACATGCGCGTGGTCTGGCCGCTGGCCGCCAGCGTGCTGGCCTCCGCGGCGCTGTTCTGCGTGCTGACCTATATCGCGCCGCTCCTGCGCGAAGTGACCGGCGTGTCCGAGCGTGGCGTGACCGGCGTGCTGCTGCTGTTCGGCGTGGCGCTGACCGTGGGCAGCACCCTGGGCGGCAAGCTGGGCGACCGCAACCTGGAAGTGTCGCTGCGCCGCATCTTCATCGGCCTGCTGCTGGTGTTCCTGGCGCTCAGCCAGGCCATCCACGCGCTGGCGCCCATGCTGGCCGTGACCTTCATCTGGGGCGTGCTGGGCTTTGCCGTGGTGCCGCTGCTGCAGACGCTGATCGTGGACCAGGCGGCCGATGCGCCCAACCTGGCGTCGACCTTGAACCAGGGCGCGTTCAACCTGGGCAATGCGGGCGGCGCCTGGCTGGGCAGCGTGGCGCTGGGCCACGGCCTGCCGCTGACGGACCTGCCCTGGATGTCGGCCGGCATCACCGCCGCCGTCCTGCTGCTGACCTTGTGGGGCACGCGCTACTACGGGCGCGGCGCCGGGGCTACACTCGCTGGACAACAAGCTGGCGCGCTGACGCCCTCGCGTTCGGACGCCTGA
- a CDS encoding glutathione peroxidase codes for MSTIHDFSARAIDGTEQSLDTYRGRVLLVVNVASKCGFTPQYTGLEELYRSYHDDGFTVLGFPCDQFGHQEPGDEAEIRNFCTTQYDITFPLYAKINVNGDDAHPLYRWLKGEKPGVFGTEGIKWNFTKFLVGRDGQVIKRYAPTDTPAGIKDDIEKALSAPV; via the coding sequence ATGAGCACCATCCATGATTTCTCCGCCCGCGCCATCGACGGCACGGAACAGTCCCTGGACACCTACCGCGGCCGCGTGCTGCTGGTGGTGAACGTGGCGTCCAAGTGCGGCTTCACGCCGCAATACACCGGTCTCGAAGAGCTGTACCGCTCGTACCACGACGATGGTTTCACGGTGCTGGGCTTTCCCTGCGACCAGTTCGGCCACCAGGAGCCGGGCGACGAGGCCGAGATCCGCAATTTCTGCACCACGCAGTACGACATCACCTTCCCGCTCTACGCCAAGATCAACGTCAACGGCGACGACGCCCATCCGCTGTACCGCTGGCTCAAGGGCGAGAAGCCCGGCGTCTTCGGCACCGAGGGCATCAAGTGGAACTTCACCAAGTTCCTGGTGGGACGCGACGGCCAGGTCATCAAGCGCTACGCGCCCACCGACACCCCGGCCGGCATCAAGGACGACATCGAAAAGGCGCTGTCCGCGCCGGTCTGA
- a CDS encoding Lrp/AsnC family transcriptional regulator produces the protein MQNDLKSENPVLDGIDRRLVEMLTANARTTTADLARQVGMSAPSVADRMRRLEESGVIRAYTLDVDPVALGYALEAIVRIRPLPGQLRHVEGLIQQIPEFVECDKVTGDDCFIARVVLRSISHLDGILERVTEFAETNTAIVKSHTVRRRLPPLR, from the coding sequence ATGCAAAACGACCTAAAAAGTGAAAACCCGGTTCTGGACGGTATCGACCGCCGCCTGGTGGAGATGCTGACCGCCAATGCGCGCACCACCACGGCCGACCTGGCGCGCCAGGTCGGAATGTCCGCGCCCAGCGTCGCGGACCGCATGCGGCGGCTGGAAGAGTCGGGCGTGATCCGGGCCTATACCCTGGACGTGGACCCCGTGGCGCTGGGCTACGCGCTGGAGGCCATCGTCCGCATCCGCCCCTTGCCCGGGCAGTTGCGTCACGTGGAGGGCCTGATCCAGCAGATCCCGGAATTCGTCGAATGCGACAAGGTCACGGGCGATGACTGCTTCATCGCCCGCGTCGTGCTGCGCTCGATCTCGCACCTGGACGGCATCCTGGAGCGCGTGACCGAATTTGCGGAAACCAACACCGCCATCGTCAAGTCGCATACGGTGCGCCGCAGGCTGCCGCCGCTGCGCTGA
- a CDS encoding DMT family transporter, whose product MNPSSERVGLAQMAAAMTLSGTLGVFVLESGQSAWNVVFFRCVFGALSLFLYCWARGLLKPGLFTTRTLALALAAGAALVLNWVLLFSAYRLASISLATAVYNVQPFFLIGLGVLFLGERPTRGKLAWSVLAFAGLMLVLRLSEAGGADGRAYLSGLMLGLGAAALYGVTAIIVKRLKHIPPQVLALVQVTLGAVMLLPLADFNALPAAPLQWGYLVALGLIHTCLMYILMYSAIQKLPTTSTAALSFIYPAVAILLDFVVYGHRMDAMQIAGVAMIFLAAAGVSLNWTWRLPGRPRAGAA is encoded by the coding sequence ATGAACCCCTCATCAGAACGCGTGGGCCTGGCCCAGATGGCCGCGGCGATGACCTTGTCCGGCACCCTGGGCGTGTTTGTGCTCGAGTCCGGCCAAAGCGCCTGGAACGTGGTGTTCTTCCGCTGCGTGTTCGGCGCCCTCTCGCTGTTCCTGTATTGCTGGGCGCGCGGCCTGCTCAAGCCCGGCCTGTTCACCACCCGCACGCTGGCGCTGGCCCTGGCCGCGGGCGCCGCGCTGGTGCTGAATTGGGTGCTGCTGTTTTCCGCCTACCGGCTGGCGTCCATTTCGCTGGCCACCGCGGTCTACAACGTGCAGCCCTTCTTCCTGATCGGCCTGGGCGTGCTGTTCCTGGGCGAGCGGCCCACGCGCGGCAAGCTGGCCTGGTCGGTGCTGGCCTTCGCCGGCTTGATGCTGGTGCTGCGCCTGTCCGAAGCCGGCGGCGCGGACGGCCGGGCCTATCTGTCGGGGCTGATGCTGGGGCTGGGCGCGGCGGCCCTCTATGGCGTCACCGCCATCATCGTCAAGCGGCTCAAGCACATTCCGCCGCAGGTGCTGGCGCTGGTGCAGGTGACGCTGGGCGCCGTGATGCTGCTGCCCCTGGCGGACTTCAACGCCCTGCCCGCCGCGCCGCTGCAATGGGGCTATCTGGTTGCGCTGGGGCTGATCCATACCTGCCTGATGTACATCCTGATGTACTCGGCCATCCAGAAGCTGCCGACCACCTCCACCGCCGCGCTGAGCTTCATCTATCCGGCCGTCGCCATCCTGCTGGACTTCGTGGTCTACGGGCACCGCATGGACGCCATGCAGATTGCCGGCGTGGCCATGATCTTCCTGGCGGCGGCAGGCGTGAGCCTGAACTGGACCTGGCGCCTGCCGGGCCGGCCGCGCGCCGGCGCGGCCTGA
- a CDS encoding glutathione binding-like protein — MIDLYYWTTPNGHKITLFLEETGLPYKIHPVNISRGDQFKPEFLAIAPNNRIPAIVDQAPAGGGAPISLFESGAILLYLAEKTGRFLPADVRGRAEVSQWLFWQMGGLGPMAGQNHHFSGYAQERITYAIERYVKETNRLYGVLNKRLADREFVAGDYSIADMAAYPWIVPHAKQGQDLNDFPHLKRWFDAIAARPATQRAYALADTINTAPSISDEESRRILFGQTAQNTAR; from the coding sequence ATGATCGATCTCTACTACTGGACCACCCCCAACGGCCACAAGATCACGCTGTTCCTCGAAGAAACCGGCCTGCCCTACAAGATCCATCCGGTGAACATCAGCCGCGGCGATCAGTTCAAGCCCGAGTTCCTGGCCATCGCGCCGAACAACCGCATTCCCGCCATCGTCGACCAGGCCCCGGCTGGCGGCGGCGCGCCGATTTCGCTGTTCGAGTCGGGCGCGATCCTGCTGTATCTGGCCGAAAAGACCGGGCGCTTCCTGCCTGCCGACGTGCGCGGCCGCGCCGAAGTGTCGCAATGGCTCTTCTGGCAAATGGGCGGCCTGGGCCCCATGGCCGGCCAGAACCACCACTTTTCCGGCTACGCGCAGGAGCGCATCACCTACGCCATCGAGCGCTACGTCAAGGAAACCAATCGCCTGTACGGCGTCTTGAACAAGCGCCTGGCGGACCGCGAGTTCGTCGCCGGCGACTATTCCATCGCGGACATGGCGGCCTATCCCTGGATCGTGCCGCACGCCAAGCAAGGCCAGGACCTGAACGACTTCCCGCACCTGAAGCGCTGGTTCGACGCCATCGCGGCGCGCCCCGCCACGCAGCGCGCCTATGCACTGGCCGATACCATCAATACCGCGCCGTCCATCAGCGACGAGGAATCGCGCCGCATCCTGTTCGGCCAGACCGCCCAGAACACCGCCCGCTGA
- a CDS encoding GNAT family N-acetyltransferase, producing the protein MPDPQLVFRRARLGDLPSIVALLADDELGATRENPALPLDPRYAAAFAAIGQDSNQFLAVVEQDSNLVGCLQLSFIPGLSRLGQWRGQIESVRIASSSRGAGLGRRMFEWAIEQCRIQGCSLVQLTTDRARPDARRFYESLGFKASHDGMKLSL; encoded by the coding sequence ATGCCCGACCCGCAACTGGTTTTCCGCCGCGCAAGACTGGGGGATCTGCCGAGCATCGTCGCCCTGCTGGCCGACGACGAACTCGGCGCCACGCGCGAGAATCCCGCGCTGCCGCTGGACCCGCGCTATGCTGCCGCCTTTGCCGCAATCGGCCAGGATTCCAATCAATTCCTGGCCGTGGTCGAACAGGACTCGAACCTGGTCGGCTGTTTGCAGTTATCGTTCATACCCGGCTTGTCGCGGCTGGGCCAGTGGCGCGGGCAGATCGAGAGCGTGCGCATCGCCTCGTCCTCGCGCGGCGCCGGCCTCGGACGCAGGATGTTCGAGTGGGCGATCGAGCAATGCCGCATCCAGGGTTGCAGCCTGGTGCAGCTGACCACCGACCGCGCCCGGCCCGATGCGCGCAGATTCTATGAAAGCCTGGGCTTCAAGGCCAGCCACGACGGCATGAAGCTCAGCCTGTAG
- a CDS encoding lipoate protein ligase C-terminal domain-containing protein, with product MHGEYKVPGGKLVVADLEVRDGRLADVRISGDFFLEPPEALDAINSGLNGLPADAGELELAVAVQSALPADAEMFGFSAEAVAVVLRRALA from the coding sequence ATGCATGGCGAATACAAAGTCCCCGGCGGCAAACTGGTCGTCGCGGATCTGGAAGTGCGCGATGGCCGGCTGGCCGACGTGCGTATCAGCGGCGACTTTTTTCTTGAGCCGCCCGAGGCCCTGGACGCCATCAATAGCGGCCTGAACGGCCTGCCGGCCGACGCCGGCGAACTGGAACTGGCGGTGGCCGTGCAATCGGCCCTGCCCGCCGATGCCGAAATGTTCGGCTTCTCGGCCGAGGCCGTCGCCGTGGTGCTGCGGAGGGCGCTGGCATGA
- a CDS encoding lipoate--protein ligase family protein: protein MTRTDWNDYDWQLIHEGPQDPVLHMALDAVITDEVGAGLRPPTLRIWEWAAPAVVIGRFQSLKNEVDPDGARRHGIQVVRRVSGGGAMFMEPGNSITYSLSAPQALVHGMSFQESYAFLDAWVLTALQALGIKAWYQPLNDIASDIGKIGGAAQARRGGAVLHHVTMSYDIDADKMVEVLRIGREKLSDKGTTSAKKRVDPLRTQTGLAREVIIDRMVETFAGLHRLTPGQIGSDTLARAQAQAAEKFSTPEWTGVVP, encoded by the coding sequence ATGACGCGCACCGACTGGAACGACTACGACTGGCAACTGATCCATGAAGGGCCGCAAGACCCGGTGCTGCACATGGCGCTGGACGCCGTCATCACCGACGAGGTCGGCGCCGGCCTGCGTCCGCCTACCCTGCGCATCTGGGAATGGGCCGCGCCCGCGGTCGTGATCGGCCGCTTCCAATCGCTCAAGAACGAAGTCGACCCCGACGGCGCGCGCCGCCACGGCATCCAGGTCGTGCGCCGCGTCAGCGGCGGCGGAGCGATGTTCATGGAGCCCGGCAACTCCATCACCTATTCGCTCAGCGCCCCTCAGGCGCTGGTGCACGGCATGAGCTTCCAGGAGTCCTACGCCTTCCTGGATGCCTGGGTGCTGACCGCCCTGCAGGCCCTGGGCATCAAGGCCTGGTACCAGCCGCTCAACGACATCGCCTCGGACATCGGCAAGATCGGCGGCGCGGCGCAGGCCCGCCGCGGCGGCGCGGTGCTGCACCACGTCACCATGTCCTACGACATCGACGCGGATAAAATGGTCGAGGTCCTGCGCATCGGCCGCGAAAAGCTGTCCGACAAAGGCACCACCAGCGCCAAGAAACGCGTCGATCCCTTGCGCACCCAGACCGGGCTCGCACGGGAAGTCATCATCGACCGCATGGTGGAAACTTTTGCCGGCCTGCACCGTCTCACCCCTGGGCAGATAGGCAGCGACACCCTGGCACGCGCGCAGGCGCAAGCGGCCGAAAAGTTCTCCACGCCCGAGTGGACCGGCGTGGTGCCCTGA
- a CDS encoding RsiV family protein gives MRRTFTPQGAISGLFLGAALLALAGCGSTPPADITLATQAPASASTPEKVGDLSTERIKWASSKPGCEGDCPRIEIDSVAFPGIPKLTALVDHVLAYMTGTDANRRGPYDTLSEYTQYFWSIARPRDATYFKASVKDTVGDIVAVELHTEQFLTGAAHGIPATQYLNWERSRARVMGLEEALIPGRHPQYVAALRQAHAKWLAGNPDARRDPAAYNKMWPFQESDNYALTREGIVVKYDAYSIAPYSHGEPELNIPYSELRGILKPELLPAS, from the coding sequence ATGCGTCGCACATTCACGCCGCAAGGCGCGATAAGCGGTCTCTTCCTGGGCGCGGCCCTGCTGGCGCTGGCTGGCTGCGGCAGCACGCCGCCCGCCGACATCACCCTGGCCACGCAGGCGCCAGCCTCGGCGTCCACGCCGGAAAAAGTCGGCGACCTGTCCACCGAGCGCATCAAGTGGGCATCGAGCAAGCCCGGCTGCGAGGGCGACTGCCCGCGCATCGAAATCGACAGCGTCGCGTTTCCCGGCATACCCAAGCTGACCGCGCTGGTGGACCACGTGCTGGCCTACATGACCGGCACCGACGCCAACCGCCGCGGCCCCTACGACACGCTGTCCGAGTACACACAGTACTTCTGGTCGATCGCGCGCCCGCGCGACGCCACCTACTTCAAAGCCAGCGTGAAGGACACGGTGGGCGACATCGTGGCCGTCGAACTGCACACCGAGCAATTTCTGACCGGCGCCGCGCACGGCATTCCCGCCACCCAGTACCTGAACTGGGAGCGCAGCCGCGCCCGCGTGATGGGCCTGGAAGAGGCCTTGATACCGGGCCGCCATCCGCAGTATGTGGCGGCCTTGCGGCAGGCGCATGCCAAGTGGCTGGCCGGCAATCCGGACGCGCGCCGCGATCCGGCGGCCTACAACAAGATGTGGCCGTTCCAGGAAAGCGACAACTATGCGCTGACGCGCGAGGGCATCGTGGTCAAGTACGACGCCTATTCCATCGCGCCGTATTCGCATGGCGAACCCGAGCTGAACATTCCCTATTCGGAACTGCGCGGGATCCTGAAGCCTGAGCTGCTGCCTGCTTCCTGA
- a CDS encoding porin, translating to MKKTLFVTAMLAAFGATAQAETSVTLYGLIDTGIGYQRIKGDGYHESKVGMVNGVSSGSRWGLRGAEDLGDGLSAVFTLESGFNSASGVSGQSSRLFGRQATIGLKSTSWGLLELGRQTNIASKYFAAIDPFGGSYGQANVGVAFSAANTVRYDNMVQYSTPSFSGVQFGIGYSFNAADTTAAQTGFKTADNTRAITTGLRYVSGPVNLALTYDQLNPANQLNTDATPKSWMIGGSYDFEVLKLALAYGQTRDGWFTGQGVNAFGSGSPTAKGFGTNVAVSGFKANSYLVGLSVPIGGASNILASWQRADTDSDKLTGDDATMNIYSLGYTYNLSKRTNLYALGSYATNFAFTDGVKSTVAMVGVRHRF from the coding sequence ATGAAAAAGACTTTGTTCGTCACCGCCATGCTGGCCGCGTTCGGCGCAACGGCGCAAGCGGAAACCTCGGTGACGCTCTACGGCCTGATCGACACCGGTATCGGCTACCAGCGCATCAAGGGCGATGGCTACCATGAGTCCAAGGTGGGCATGGTCAACGGCGTGTCCAGCGGCTCGCGCTGGGGCCTGCGCGGCGCCGAGGATCTGGGCGACGGCCTGAGCGCCGTGTTCACGCTGGAAAGCGGCTTCAATTCGGCCAGCGGCGTGTCGGGCCAGAGCAGCCGCCTGTTCGGCCGCCAAGCCACCATCGGCCTGAAGAGCACCTCGTGGGGCCTGTTGGAACTGGGCCGCCAGACCAACATCGCCTCGAAGTACTTCGCCGCGATCGATCCGTTCGGCGGCAGCTACGGCCAGGCCAACGTCGGCGTGGCCTTCAGCGCCGCCAACACGGTCCGCTACGACAACATGGTGCAGTACTCGACGCCGTCGTTCAGCGGCGTGCAGTTCGGCATCGGCTACTCGTTCAACGCCGCCGACACGACCGCCGCGCAAACCGGCTTCAAGACCGCCGACAACACCCGCGCCATCACCACCGGCCTGCGCTATGTCAGCGGCCCGGTGAACCTGGCGCTGACGTATGACCAGCTGAACCCCGCGAACCAGTTGAACACCGACGCCACGCCCAAGTCGTGGATGATCGGCGGTTCGTATGACTTCGAAGTGCTGAAGCTGGCGCTGGCCTATGGCCAGACGCGCGACGGCTGGTTCACGGGCCAGGGCGTCAATGCCTTCGGCAGCGGCAGCCCCACGGCCAAGGGCTTCGGCACCAACGTGGCGGTGTCGGGCTTCAAGGCCAATTCCTACCTGGTGGGCCTGAGCGTGCCGATCGGCGGCGCGAGCAACATCCTGGCTTCGTGGCAGCGTGCGGACACGGACAGCGACAAGCTGACCGGCGACGACGCCACCATGAACATCTACAGCCTGGGCTACACCTACAACCTGTCCAAGCGCACCAATCTGTACGCCTTGGGTTCGTATGCCACCAACTTCGCGTTCACCGACGGCGTGAAGAGCACCGTGGCCATGGTGGGCGTGCGTCACCGCTTCTAA
- a CDS encoding Glu/Leu/Phe/Val family dehydrogenase, with protein sequence MSQTPTHALPSYLNAEDLGPWGNYLQQVDRVTPYLGSLARWVETLKRPKRSLIVDVPIELDNGSIAHFEGYRVQHNVSRGPGKGGVRFHQDVTLSEVMALAAWMSIKNAAVNLPYGGAKGGVRVDPRTLSASELERMTRRYTSEIGVIIGPSKDIPAPDVNTNAQTMAWMMDTYSMNEGATATGVVTGKPIALGGSLGRVEATGRGVFVVGCEAARDMNIDVSKARVVVQGFGNVGGTAARLFHEAGAKVIAAQDHTGTVHNPAGLDVHKLLSYVSQHGGVGGFSGGQSMDRDEFWTLETEFLIPAALESQITAANAAKVRAKIVVEGANGPTTPEADDILAEHGVYVVPDVLANAGGVTVSYFEWVQDFSSFFWSEDEINQRLERLMREAYASVSQVAKEHKVTLRTAAFIVACTRILQARQVRGLYP encoded by the coding sequence ATGTCTCAAACTCCCACCCACGCATTGCCGTCTTATCTGAACGCCGAGGACCTCGGCCCCTGGGGCAACTACCTGCAACAAGTCGACCGGGTCACCCCGTATCTTGGTTCGCTGGCGCGTTGGGTCGAGACCCTGAAGCGCCCCAAGCGTTCCCTGATCGTCGACGTGCCGATCGAACTCGACAACGGCAGCATCGCCCACTTCGAGGGCTACCGCGTCCAGCACAACGTCTCGCGCGGTCCCGGCAAGGGCGGCGTGCGTTTCCACCAGGACGTCACGCTCTCCGAAGTGATGGCGCTGGCGGCCTGGATGTCGATCAAGAACGCCGCGGTGAACCTGCCCTACGGCGGCGCCAAGGGCGGCGTGCGGGTCGACCCGCGCACGCTCTCGGCCTCCGAGCTGGAACGCATGACGCGCCGCTACACCTCGGAAATCGGCGTCATCATCGGACCGTCCAAGGACATCCCGGCGCCCGACGTGAACACCAACGCCCAGACCATGGCCTGGATGATGGACACGTACTCCATGAATGAAGGCGCCACCGCCACCGGCGTGGTCACCGGCAAGCCGATCGCGCTGGGCGGCAGCCTGGGTCGCGTCGAGGCCACCGGCCGCGGCGTGTTCGTGGTGGGCTGCGAAGCCGCGCGCGACATGAACATCGACGTGTCCAAGGCGCGCGTCGTGGTGCAGGGCTTCGGCAACGTGGGCGGCACAGCCGCCCGTCTGTTCCATGAAGCCGGCGCCAAGGTCATCGCCGCGCAGGACCACACCGGCACCGTCCACAATCCGGCCGGCCTGGACGTGCACAAGCTGCTGTCCTACGTGTCGCAGCATGGCGGCGTGGGCGGCTTCTCCGGCGGCCAGTCCATGGACCGCGATGAGTTCTGGACGCTGGAAACCGAATTCCTGATCCCGGCCGCCCTGGAAAGCCAGATCACCGCCGCCAATGCCGCCAAGGTGCGCGCGAAGATCGTGGTGGAAGGCGCCAACGGCCCGACCACGCCCGAAGCCGACGACATCCTGGCCGAACACGGCGTCTACGTCGTGCCGGACGTGTTGGCCAACGCCGGCGGCGTGACGGTCAGCTATTTCGAATGGGTGCAGGACTTCTCCAGCTTCTTCTGGAGCGAAGACGAGATCAACCAGCGCCTGGAGCGCCTGATGCGCGAAGCCTACGCTTCGGTGTCGCAAGTGGCCAAGGAGCACAAGGTCACGCTGCGCACGGCGGCGTTCATCGTCGCTTGCACGCGCATCCTGCAAGCGCGCCAGGTGCGCGGCCTGTACCCCTGA
- the hutG gene encoding formimidoylglutamase — translation MSMAQFDKSLWKARDDSAEQGDTRRLAHIVEAAAGQVRKGEAALLGFACDAGVARNQGRIGAAEGPSVIRKFLAGLPAHGLTRLLDAGDVACEGDRLEDAQEQLGLRVAELMEQGARPLVLGGGHEIAWGSFQGLARWLDARGDSEPVLVLNLDAHFDLRTGRPGSSGTPFDQISRYCEERGRALQYACLGVSRLANTPALYARAAEVGAIWVEDRDMQERHLAARLANVDALLARARHVYLTIDLDVLPAGVMPGVSAPAPYGVPLTVIEEIVLRVKASGKLRLADMAEFSPRYDQDGHGARAAARLAWQLLND, via the coding sequence ATGAGCATGGCGCAATTCGACAAAAGCCTGTGGAAGGCCCGCGACGACAGCGCCGAACAAGGCGACACGCGCCGCTTGGCGCATATCGTCGAAGCGGCCGCCGGCCAGGTCCGCAAGGGCGAGGCGGCGCTGCTGGGCTTCGCCTGCGATGCCGGCGTGGCCCGCAACCAGGGCCGCATCGGCGCGGCCGAAGGCCCGTCGGTCATCCGCAAGTTCCTGGCAGGCTTGCCGGCGCACGGCCTCACGCGCCTGCTGGACGCTGGCGACGTGGCCTGCGAGGGCGACCGGCTTGAAGACGCCCAGGAACAGCTGGGCCTGCGCGTGGCGGAACTGATGGAGCAGGGCGCCCGTCCGCTGGTGCTGGGCGGCGGCCACGAGATCGCCTGGGGCAGCTTCCAGGGTCTGGCGCGCTGGCTGGATGCCCGTGGCGACAGCGAACCCGTGCTGGTGCTGAACCTGGACGCGCACTTCGACCTGCGCACCGGGCGGCCTGGCAGTTCGGGCACGCCGTTCGACCAGATCTCGCGCTACTGCGAGGAACGCGGCCGGGCCCTGCAGTACGCCTGCCTGGGCGTATCGCGGCTGGCCAATACCCCGGCGTTGTATGCGCGCGCCGCCGAAGTCGGCGCCATCTGGGTCGAGGACCGCGACATGCAGGAGCGCCACCTGGCGGCGCGCCTGGCCAACGTCGACGCCTTGCTGGCCCGGGCACGGCATGTGTACCTGACCATAGACCTGGACGTGCTGCCCGCAGGGGTCATGCCAGGCGTCTCGGCCCCGGCGCCCTATGGGGTGCCGTTGACGGTGATCGAGGAAATCGTCCTGCGGGTCAAGGCCAGCGGCAAGCTGCGCCTGGCGGACATGGCGGAGTTCAGTCCGCGCTACGACCAGGACGGCCATGGCGCACGCGCGGCGGCTCGCCTGGCCTGGCAGTTGCTGAACGATTGA